One part of the Corynebacterium sp. CNCTC7651 genome encodes these proteins:
- a CDS encoding carbon-nitrogen hydrolase family protein, with product MKLALLQTVTGADKRDNIALLEPLIRDAAAAGATLIVLPEAASQAFDQGRLDTQAEELDGPFATAMRELARELGVTVVAGMFRPGDVNKVDGKELNRVRNTALITGGDVHKGYDKIHAYDAFNYRESDTVLTGDELVTFTHEGTVVGVAICFDIRFPEQFKELAQRGAEVIVVPTSWADGPGKLEQWRALTAGRALDAGVFIAAAGQARPGWAEKAGQDSGPTGIGHSAVVNPQGVRIAEAGYAPETLIVDIDIAEVARAREALPVLTITANTQMR from the coding sequence ATGAAACTCGCCTTATTGCAAACGGTCACCGGCGCGGACAAGCGCGACAACATCGCGCTGCTGGAGCCGCTGATCCGCGACGCGGCCGCCGCCGGCGCCACCCTGATCGTGCTCCCGGAAGCCGCGAGCCAGGCCTTTGACCAGGGCAGATTGGACACCCAGGCAGAGGAGCTGGACGGGCCGTTCGCCACCGCAATGCGCGAGCTTGCGCGCGAGCTGGGCGTGACCGTTGTGGCGGGCATGTTCCGGCCGGGAGATGTCAATAAGGTGGACGGCAAGGAGCTCAACCGGGTGCGCAACACCGCGCTGATCACCGGCGGCGACGTGCACAAGGGCTACGACAAAATCCACGCGTACGACGCGTTCAACTACCGCGAGTCCGACACCGTCCTCACCGGCGACGAGCTTGTCACCTTCACCCACGAAGGCACCGTGGTCGGCGTGGCCATCTGCTTCGACATCCGCTTCCCGGAGCAGTTCAAGGAGCTCGCGCAGCGCGGCGCGGAGGTGATCGTCGTGCCCACGAGCTGGGCCGACGGCCCGGGCAAGCTGGAGCAGTGGCGGGCGCTCACCGCAGGCCGCGCGCTGGACGCGGGCGTGTTCATCGCGGCGGCCGGCCAGGCGCGTCCGGGTTGGGCGGAGAAGGCGGGGCAGGATTCCGGGCCGACGGGCATCGGCCACTCCGCCGTGGTCAACCCGCAGGGCGTGCGCATCGCGGAGGCCGGGTACGCGCCGGAGACGTTGATCGTGGACATTGACATCGCCGAGGTCGCGCGGGCCCGCGAGGCCCTCCCCGTCCTCACCATCACCGCGAACACGCAGATGCGCTAA